Genomic segment of Panicum virgatum strain AP13 chromosome 9N, P.virgatum_v5, whole genome shotgun sequence:
cctcctcctctgcgcCATTCCGATGCGTTGTTAGAACTTGATGATGGGTTCTCCTTCTCCCTACAGGGGGCTGCGAGTGCTCGACGTGGTGGAGTGCGACATGGCCGAGGAGCAGGAGGTCGTGGACTGGGTGGCGGCGTTCCCGCCGGAGCCCACCAACCTCGAGTCGCTCTCCTTCGAGTGCTACGAGCCGCCCGTTGCCTTCGCCGCGCTCGAGGCGCTCGTGGCGCGGTCCCCGCGCCTCAACCGCCTGGGGGTCAACCAGCACATCTCCCTCGGCCAGCTGCGCCGCCTCATGGCGCACGCGCCGCGCTTGTCCCACCTCGGCACCGGTTCGTTCCgcccggcggacggcggcgaggaggggctcggATTCGGGGAGGTTGTCACTGCATTCGCGTCCGCTGGGCGAGCGCGCACGCTTGTTTCTCTGTCCGGCTTCCGTGACCTCGCGCAGGAGTACCTGCCGACCATCGCCGTGGTGTGCTCCAACTTGAAGACTCTTGACTTAAGCTACACCCCGGTGACTCCCAATCAGGTTTTCATGTTCATCGGGCAATGCTACAACCTTGAGACGCTATGGGTACTAACCTCAATTGCTGCCTTGGCTTGGTTCACCTGGCTGTGTGCTGCTGTTTTGCTGATGACCACGACTTCTTTGCTAGGTACTTGACTCGGTACGCGACGAAGGGCTTCAGAACGTGGCAGTTTGCTGCAAGAAACTCCAGTGTCTTCGTGTGCTCCCATTGGATGCGCATGAGGACGCCGACGAGTTGGTATCAGAGGTTGGCCTTACTGCCATCTCACGGGGCTGCCCTAAGCTCCGTTCGATATTATATTTTTGCCAGAGAATGACCAACACTGCTGTTATCGCCATGTCACAAAACTGCCCGGAGCTCAAGGTATTCCGGTTGTGTATAATGGGACGGCACCAGCCTGACCATGCAACTGGGGAGCCTATGGATGAAGGGTTTGGTGCCATTGTTCAGAATTGCAGCAAGCTTACCAGGCTATCCACATCCGGGCACCTTACTGACCGGGCATTTGAGTACATTGGCAGGTATGGCAAGTCCTTGCGGACGCTCTCAGTGGCGTTTGCTGGAAATAGTGATATGGCGCTGCAATACATCCTCCGGGGCTGTTCAAAGTTAGAGAAGCTTGAGATAAGAGACTGCCCATTCGGTGATGCCGGCCTCCTCTCGGGGATGCACCATTTCTACAACATGCGGTTCGTCTGGATGTCAGGCTGCAATCTGACCCTGCAAGGGTGCAAGGAGGTAGCTCGGGGATTACCACGGATGGTGGTGGAGCTGATAAATGGCCAGCCTGAGAATGAAAGGGCTGAAGCTGTGGACATCTTATACATGTATCGTTCGCTCGACGGGCCTAGA
This window contains:
- the LOC120691189 gene encoding transport inhibitor response 1-like protein — its product is MSEEDEEQPPPKRPSASPPADQVLDNVLETVLQFLDAPRDRSAASLVCRSWHRAESATREAVAVRNLLAASAARAARRFPNARTLLLKGRPRFADFNLLPQGWDASAFRPWAAAIAAGAFPALTSLYLKRIPVTDADLDLLSRSLPASFRDLSLHLCDGFSSRGLASIASHCRGLRVLDVVECDMAEEQEVVDWVAAFPPEPTNLESLSFECYEPPVAFAALEALVARSPRLNRLGVNQHISLGQLRRLMAHAPRLSHLGTGSFRPADGGEEGLGFGEVVTAFASAGRARTLVSLSGFRDLAQEYLPTIAVVCSNLKTLDLSYTPVTPNQVFMFIGQCYNLETLWVLDSVRDEGLQNVAVCCKKLQCLRVLPLDAHEDADELVSEVGLTAISRGCPKLRSILYFCQRMTNTAVIAMSQNCPELKVFRLCIMGRHQPDHATGEPMDEGFGAIVQNCSKLTRLSTSGHLTDRAFEYIGRYGKSLRTLSVAFAGNSDMALQYILRGCSKLEKLEIRDCPFGDAGLLSGMHHFYNMRFVWMSGCNLTLQGCKEVARGLPRMVVELINGQPENERAEAVDILYMYRSLDGPREDVPPFVKIL